The following coding sequences lie in one Bdellovibrionales bacterium genomic window:
- a CDS encoding GreA/GreB family elongation factor, translating into MKSPLDPPELKRQLVSLLLKQLQADLDALMLTAHIAKDAATTEESKAENKYDTRGLEASYLAGAQAKRADEFKVVLHKLSQLDPRNFKSGDPISLTALVQVRINEETEKNFFILPGAGGTKLSLHSSDYHIITTDSVVGQSLVGKRVGDTFEIKINNKLFDYQITALY; encoded by the coding sequence GTGAAATCGCCACTGGATCCGCCGGAACTTAAACGCCAACTCGTATCGCTTTTACTGAAACAGCTTCAAGCAGATTTGGATGCGCTGATGCTCACTGCGCATATTGCTAAAGACGCTGCCACCACTGAAGAATCTAAGGCCGAGAATAAATACGACACGCGCGGGCTCGAGGCCTCTTATCTTGCAGGCGCTCAAGCGAAGCGTGCCGATGAATTTAAAGTCGTGCTTCACAAGCTCAGCCAACTCGATCCTCGAAATTTTAAAAGCGGCGATCCCATCAGTTTGACCGCGCTGGTTCAAGTCCGTATTAATGAAGAAACTGAGAAAAACTTTTTTATCTTACCTGGAGCTGGGGGGACTAAGCTTTCTTTACATTCTTCGGATTATCACATCATCACCACCGATTCAGTTGTGGGTCAATCGCTCGTCGGAAAACGCGTCGGTGATACTTTTGAAATCAAGATTAACAACAAGCTCTTCGATTACCAAATTACAGCCCTCTATTAA
- a CDS encoding helix-turn-helix transcriptional regulator: MSSKVIVRGLNCPVARSLEIIGDRWTILILRDLFLDGPKKNQELQNSLQGISPNILSNRLKKLVQFNIIERVIYSENPPRYEYQLTKKGNSLRPVLEELRDWGKANTSA, from the coding sequence ATGAGTAGTAAAGTGATCGTTCGGGGGCTTAACTGCCCGGTGGCGCGAAGTTTAGAAATTATTGGTGATAGATGGACCATTTTGATCCTCCGCGATCTTTTTCTGGATGGCCCTAAGAAAAACCAAGAGCTTCAAAATTCGCTCCAAGGTATTTCCCCCAACATCCTCTCCAATCGTTTAAAAAAATTGGTTCAATTCAATATTATCGAAAGAGTCATTTACTCCGAGAACCCGCCGCGATACGAGTACCAACTGACAAAAAAAGGAAATTCCCTACGACCCGTCCTCGAGGAACTCCGAGATTGGGGAAAAGCCAATACTTCTGCTTAG
- a CDS encoding HPF/RaiA family ribosome-associated protein produces the protein MLITIHTDKHIQGREDVAQSVEALVEDAIGEFSEWLTRVEVHLSDENGSKGGGNDKRCKIDAHPKGGQHVAVHHDAPTIKEAIEGSLDKLMTVLGKIHDKRIDSRHRPAPILAKEE, from the coding sequence GTGCTAATTACAATTCACACCGATAAACATATTCAAGGTCGCGAAGATGTGGCGCAATCTGTTGAGGCGCTGGTAGAAGACGCTATCGGCGAGTTCAGCGAATGGTTGACGCGCGTTGAAGTTCACCTGAGCGATGAGAACGGAAGTAAAGGCGGCGGCAACGATAAACGCTGTAAGATCGATGCGCATCCCAAGGGGGGGCAGCATGTCGCCGTTCACCATGATGCTCCGACGATCAAGGAAGCCATCGAGGGTTCTCTCGATAAACTGATGACTGTACTTGGCAAAATCCACGATAAGCGCATCGATAGCAGACATCGGCCAGCGCCGATCCTCGCTAAAGAAGAATAA
- a CDS encoding Hsp20/alpha crystallin family protein, which produces MRMLSPISTTWSWPRRSLSPIQMGDAFEEFDQIVESFLRPTLATSHNFQPSCDVSETKDHYLISFDMPGVKKEDVKIEVKRNQLFVSGERHRATKEEDETTLRHERSYGRFERSFTLPESVAADKIEAHYENGVLNVALPKAEIAQGRTIPIQTGKSGFLSQLLGSKKDSSPEMKDVKHS; this is translated from the coding sequence ATGAGAATGTTAAGTCCAATTTCCACAACGTGGTCATGGCCACGTCGCAGTTTGTCTCCCATTCAGATGGGGGATGCGTTTGAAGAGTTTGATCAAATTGTCGAAAGTTTTCTTCGACCCACGTTGGCGACCAGCCACAATTTTCAGCCGAGCTGTGATGTCAGCGAAACGAAAGATCACTACTTGATCAGCTTTGATATGCCCGGTGTTAAAAAGGAAGACGTAAAGATCGAAGTGAAAAGAAATCAATTGTTCGTTTCGGGCGAGCGTCATCGTGCCACCAAAGAAGAGGACGAGACTACTCTCCGTCACGAGAGATCCTATGGCCGTTTTGAGCGCAGTTTTACACTTCCTGAATCTGTTGCGGCCGATAAGATTGAAGCTCACTACGAAAACGGCGTTTTAAACGTAGCCTTGCCAAAAGCGGAGATTGCGCAGGGGAGAACTATTCCGATTCAAACGGGAAAATCGGGATTTTTGAGCCAGCTCCTAGGATCTAAAAAGGATTCTTCTCCCGAAATGAAAGACGTGAAGCACTCCTAG
- a CDS encoding glutathione S-transferase family protein: MGHLKNGQWHNDEVATSGVGGAFEREASVFRDQISEDHEKFKPEADRYHLSVSLACPWAHRTLITRHLKKLQDFISVSVVHPEMLENSWEFRKDFDGSTGDTLYNSKYLYNIYQRHDPKVTTKVTVPILWDKKTESIVNNESSEILRIFNTAFEKLSPTQIDLYPEALRSEIDQMNEVTYEPVNNGVYKSGFAKKQKAYEDACSKLFKTLDQIEAHLEKRQYLVGSQLTEADIRLLTTLIRFDSVYYVHFKCNVKKISEYKNLSAYLQRFMEMDAVKSTTNMKQIKHHYYYSHDFINPYRIVPIGPSSMM, translated from the coding sequence ATGGGACATTTAAAAAACGGGCAGTGGCACAATGACGAAGTCGCAACCAGTGGAGTGGGTGGAGCGTTTGAGCGTGAGGCCTCTGTATTTCGCGACCAGATTTCCGAGGATCACGAAAAGTTTAAGCCCGAAGCCGATCGCTATCATCTGTCTGTGAGTTTGGCGTGTCCTTGGGCTCATCGCACCCTGATCACACGTCATCTTAAAAAACTGCAAGATTTTATTAGTGTCAGTGTAGTGCATCCGGAGATGCTGGAGAACAGCTGGGAATTTCGAAAAGATTTCGACGGTTCCACCGGTGACACTTTATATAATAGCAAATATCTCTACAATATTTATCAAAGGCACGATCCCAAGGTCACAACCAAAGTCACAGTGCCGATTCTTTGGGATAAGAAGACCGAATCCATTGTTAATAATGAGTCTTCAGAGATTCTTCGCATTTTTAATACGGCTTTCGAAAAACTCAGTCCCACTCAAATTGATCTCTACCCTGAAGCCCTGCGCTCCGAGATTGATCAAATGAATGAAGTCACTTACGAGCCCGTCAACAATGGGGTTTATAAATCGGGATTTGCAAAGAAACAAAAAGCCTACGAAGACGCCTGCAGTAAATTGTTTAAAACTCTCGATCAAATCGAAGCTCATTTAGAAAAGCGGCAATATTTAGTGGGGAGTCAGCTGACGGAGGCCGACATTCGACTTCTCACGACGCTTATTCGCTTTGATAGCGTTTACTACGTCCACTTTAAATGTAATGTGAAAAAAATCTCCGAATATAAAAATCTTTCGGCCTACCTCCAACGGTTTATGGAGATGGACGCCGTCAAGTCGACAACGAATATGAAGCAGATCAAACACCACTACTATTATTCCCACGATTTTATAAATCCTTACCGAATCGTTCCTATCGGGCCTTCATCCATGATGTGA
- a CDS encoding MAPEG family protein yields MMTSLYIGLLGLLYFKISLDTIIARGREKVSLGPGANNEVLHLVSAHGNFSSYAPLFLLMFFLLEQQNTNSVLLHVIGVTFSVGRVLHYLTMKDKERTVKKRKLAMQLTLWPMNALAIINIYAYVMQS; encoded by the coding sequence ATGATGACTTCCCTCTATATTGGCTTACTTGGGTTACTGTATTTTAAGATCTCGCTCGACACCATTATTGCCCGAGGGCGTGAAAAAGTATCGCTGGGTCCTGGCGCGAATAACGAGGTCCTTCATTTAGTTTCGGCCCACGGTAACTTCTCAAGTTATGCTCCACTATTCCTATTGATGTTTTTTTTACTAGAACAGCAAAACACTAATAGTGTTCTCCTCCACGTAATAGGGGTGACGTTTTCAGTGGGGCGTGTGCTTCACTATTTAACGATGAAAGATAAAGAACGTACTGTTAAGAAAAGAAAGCTCGCCATGCAACTCACTTTATGGCCAATGAATGCCCTCGCAATAATCAACATCTATGCCTATGTCATGCAGAGTTAA
- a CDS encoding response regulator, whose translation MFTKNLSRQDVAAYLAKAKSEIFEDWEMRARQRVEAAKVQTKLALLDSLPQFMDRLVATLHSVRPEDSVQTNTDVANEHAEDRASQPEYTLDQVIAEYHLLRVTILESIEDQGLIEIETRKIYHEFVDLSISKAAIRYIEIEAQRQTQQTAEIEATRVEAERASQAKSAFLANMSHEIRTPLGAIMGFVSLIKDSKVVQDPEVSNFLSIIERNSQHLLRVIDDILDLTKVESGKMEIETVEFNLIEFLADFSSLTGMKAREKGIVFEFLSETPLPEFILSDPTRIRQILSNVVGNAIKFTERGRVELRLIYTPNHIEFKITDTGRGITEEQRKLLFKAFSQADSSTTRKFGGTGLGLILSKKLSQALGGDFTLTHSKIGCGSEFKVEFPVSVPVAAQLVPLQTAKVSPPPILTEPIYPNLQDFEVLLVEDSPDNQYLIQKMLEKTGAKIALANNGAEGVDMALAKDFGVVLMDIQMPIMDGHQAVRALRSRGFKVPVVALTAHAMKDEGERATQSGFSHFLTKPIHRKNLTDLLESIHRQANLET comes from the coding sequence ATGTTTACAAAGAATCTATCACGGCAGGATGTGGCTGCTTATCTTGCAAAAGCCAAATCCGAAATTTTCGAAGACTGGGAAATGCGGGCCCGCCAGCGAGTGGAAGCCGCCAAAGTTCAAACAAAACTCGCGCTCCTCGACTCTCTTCCTCAGTTTATGGATCGGCTGGTAGCAACTCTCCACAGCGTTCGCCCTGAAGACTCAGTCCAAACCAATACGGATGTGGCCAACGAACACGCCGAGGACCGCGCAAGCCAACCTGAATACACCCTTGACCAAGTGATCGCTGAGTATCATTTACTCCGAGTGACTATTCTCGAGTCCATTGAAGATCAGGGCCTGATCGAGATTGAAACCCGAAAGATCTACCACGAATTTGTAGATCTCAGCATCAGTAAAGCCGCCATTCGCTACATTGAGATCGAAGCGCAACGGCAAACGCAGCAGACGGCCGAAATTGAGGCGACGCGGGTCGAAGCCGAACGCGCCAGTCAAGCCAAGTCCGCTTTTTTGGCGAATATGTCTCACGAAATTCGCACTCCCTTGGGAGCTATCATGGGCTTTGTGAGTTTAATCAAAGATTCGAAAGTGGTTCAAGATCCTGAGGTCTCAAATTTTCTTTCGATTATCGAACGCAACTCTCAACACCTACTAAGGGTCATCGATGACATCTTAGATTTAACGAAAGTTGAATCTGGTAAGATGGAGATTGAGACTGTCGAATTTAATCTTATAGAATTTCTGGCAGATTTTTCTTCGTTAACGGGGATGAAAGCGCGCGAAAAGGGAATCGTTTTCGAGTTTCTCTCTGAAACACCACTGCCTGAATTTATTCTCTCGGATCCCACGCGCATTCGCCAGATTTTAAGTAATGTCGTCGGAAATGCGATCAAATTTACAGAACGAGGACGAGTCGAACTCCGACTCATCTACACTCCCAATCATATTGAATTTAAGATCACCGACACGGGACGAGGCATTACTGAAGAACAAAGAAAATTGTTATTTAAGGCTTTTTCGCAAGCAGACTCATCGACGACGCGAAAATTTGGCGGGACGGGCCTTGGCCTCATCCTCTCTAAAAAATTAAGCCAAGCCTTAGGCGGTGACTTTACTCTCACTCACAGCAAGATTGGTTGCGGGAGCGAGTTCAAGGTTGAGTTTCCGGTGAGTGTTCCCGTCGCAGCGCAACTCGTTCCACTTCAAACGGCAAAAGTCAGTCCTCCCCCAATCCTAACTGAACCAATTTACCCTAACCTTCAAGACTTCGAGGTGCTCCTTGTCGAGGATTCTCCAGACAATCAGTATCTGATTCAAAAAATGCTCGAAAAAACCGGCGCCAAAATCGCGCTCGCCAATAATGGTGCCGAAGGCGTAGACATGGCGCTCGCGAAAGACTTTGGTGTGGTACTGATGGATATTCAGATGCCGATCATGGATGGGCATCAGGCTGTCAGAGCGCTCAGGAGCCGGGGATTCAAGGTCCCAGTGGTGGCGCTCACCGCCCATGCGATGAAAGACGAAGGCGAGCGTGCAACGCAATCGGGTTTTTCCCATTTTCTGACAAAACCCATCCATCGAAAAAATCTAACAGATCTCTTGGAAAGTATTCATCGACAAGCGAATTTAGAGACATAA
- a CDS encoding SDR family oxidoreductase, which translates to MRQRVVLITGASTGLGLALVQELLQSKNYHVIATARRSSLERFKEAGIVEGENLWIRPLDVLNKSERDSVLTEATEKLGGIDVLVNNAGYCLRSVVEQVNETERLQQIDTNFRAPMALIRGVLPHMRKKRSGHIINLSSVAGMMAMPTMSIYSASKFALEGATEALWYEVRPWKIKVCLIQPGFINSDSFKNVQFSRESRKSIQDKNNPYYYHYSSMAPFIAKLMKLSPATPASIAKKIRKVMESSNPPLRVPVTIDAYFFGLLRKILPHRIYLSLMYYSLPRIFRWGEDDHYYMDAEYERNEMLKSKWNPQHDFSEDDQDSHVPHFDLTLRG; encoded by the coding sequence ATGCGTCAACGTGTGGTGTTGATCACTGGAGCGAGCACCGGCTTGGGTTTAGCACTTGTGCAGGAACTCCTTCAGTCCAAAAATTATCACGTGATAGCGACGGCGAGAAGGTCTTCTTTGGAGAGATTCAAGGAGGCGGGAATCGTGGAGGGTGAAAATCTTTGGATCCGCCCCCTCGACGTTTTAAATAAATCGGAAAGAGACAGCGTACTCACCGAAGCTACGGAAAAACTGGGTGGCATTGATGTCCTTGTGAACAATGCGGGCTACTGTTTAAGAAGCGTTGTGGAGCAAGTTAACGAGACGGAGCGCCTTCAGCAGATCGACACCAACTTTAGAGCTCCGATGGCGTTGATCCGAGGGGTCCTTCCTCATATGAGAAAAAAGCGATCGGGTCACATTATTAATCTTTCCTCTGTGGCTGGAATGATGGCGATGCCAACCATGTCGATTTACAGTGCCTCGAAGTTTGCTCTCGAGGGAGCCACCGAAGCTCTATGGTACGAGGTTCGTCCCTGGAAAATTAAAGTTTGCCTGATTCAACCTGGATTTATAAATTCGGATTCGTTTAAGAATGTCCAGTTTTCACGAGAAAGTCGTAAATCCATTCAGGATAAAAATAATCCCTACTATTATCATTACAGCTCGATGGCGCCATTTATCGCCAAACTCATGAAGCTTTCACCGGCAACTCCAGCATCCATTGCTAAGAAGATTCGAAAGGTGATGGAAAGTTCCAATCCTCCGCTCCGTGTGCCGGTCACGATTGATGCTTATTTTTTTGGACTGCTTCGCAAAATTTTACCCCATCGGATTTATTTGAGTTTGATGTACTATTCTCTGCCGCGAATTTTTCGTTGGGGCGAAGACGATCACTACTACATGGATGCGGAGTACGAGCGTAATGAAATGTTAAAATCAAAGTGGAACCCGCAACACGATTTTTCCGAAGACGATCAGGATTCGCACGTTCCCCATTTCGATTTGACTCTCAGGGGTTGA